In Macadamia integrifolia cultivar HAES 741 chromosome 1, SCU_Mint_v3, whole genome shotgun sequence, a single window of DNA contains:
- the LOC122073191 gene encoding transcription factor bHLH80-like, which yields MELQRSTSIAELEKTSVRHSWNLCNNFIGQQGEKCALQSFPETQKQVKLVSFEVPRTRISDRIKKLQELVPNMDKQTNTTDMLEEEIEYIKHLQKQIQESHCIILQSVKYDS from the exons ATGGAGTTGCAGAGGAGTACCTCCATTGCTGAGCTTGAGAAGACGAGCGTGAGACACAGTTGGAACCTTTGTAACAATTTTATCGGGCAACAGGGTGAAAAATGTGCCCTTCAATCATTTCCAGAAACGCAGAAACAAGTTAAACTGGTTTCGTTTGAG GTTCCGAGGACTCGAATCAGTGACAGGATAAAGAAGCTTCAGGAACTGGTTCCCAATATGGACAAG CAAACAAATACTACTGACAtgttagaggaagaaattgagTATATCAAGCACCTACAAAAACAGATTCAGGAATCCCATTGCATAATTCTGCAAAGTGTTAAATATGATTCATAA
- the LOC122074045 gene encoding uncharacterized protein LOC122074045 has protein sequence MVVQVASCLPLYSVQILGFPSLLSAAVSMASVNRWLRPEVYPLFAAVGVAVGICGFQLVRNICINPEVRVNKQNRAAGVLENHSEGEVYAEHGLRKFVRTKTPQIMPGINDFFTSPK, from the exons ATGGTTGTGCAGGTTGCGTCTTGTCTTCCACTATACTCTGTGCAGATATTGGgttttccttcccttctctctgCAGCGGTTTCCATGGCTTCTGTGAATCGTTGGTTGCGACCTGAG GTCTACCCTCTGTTTGCCGCCGTTGGGGTTGCTGTCGGAATCTGCGGGTTTCAGTTGGTCCGTAACATTTGCATCAATCCTGAAGTCAG GGTAAACAAACAGAATAGAGCTGCTGGAGTGTTAGAGAACCATTCAGAAGGAGAAGTGTATGCGGAACATGGTTTGAGGAAGTTCGTTCGGACCAAAACGCCTCAGATAATGCCTGGGATTAACGACTTCTTTACCAGCCCAAAATGA